TGGCGTCGTCGATTATTGCTGTTATCTCGCAGGTGCTTTGTAAAAAGGTCGGAGGTGGCCGCATTGCATCTTATGAGATTATGATTACGACGGATTCGATCTCTGCGCTTATTCGCGAAAATAAGACTTACCGAATCAATTCAGATATCCAGACCGGTGCAAACCTCGGTATGATCTCTTTGGATGCCCATCTACTTAATCTTTTTAATCGCGGTTTAATTACTGCGGAAACTTGCATTGATAAATCACAAATCCCTGAAGAAATGCGGAAGAAGATCCAGGCGTTAAGCGTTGGAACCGCCGCGTCCTGAAGCACTTCTTTTCCCCGTTGCCATGTTTGAAGATCACAACGATACCGTTTTCGAGATACTCGACCAAAGTGGAGAGCTTGAGCATGCTCAGCTTGAGGACCTGAATCAGGCCCACATTAACACGGGTAAATCACTTGCCGATGAGGCTATTGATTCTGGCTTGATTGAGCGCGGACAGCTCCTCCAGATGATTGCGGATTACCTTCAGTATGAATACCAGCCGGTGCCTCCGCAGAGCATTGAAGACATGGTCATTCGTTCTGTTAAGCCAGCTGTCGCACGGATGTATGCGGTTGTTCCGATACGAGTCGATGACCACTCAATCGATTTACTGGCTAAGGACCCGTTCAATAACAACATCATTGACGACCTTACTTTCTCGTTGAGCAAGGACATCAATCTCGTTGTTACGGACCCGGAGTATTTGGACAACATCCTGATCGCTTCATATGGTGATGAGGATTCTTCGATTGATGACCTTTTGGCGGAAATCAAGGGCAGTGAACCTGTGGCCGAAGGTTCAGAAGACATGTCAGAGGCGGAGTTGACCAACCTCGCCAATGAGACGCCAATTATCCGCTTCGTAAATCTGGTTCTTCAGCAAGCGATTCGTGACAAGGCTTCTGACATTCACTTTGAGCCATTTGAGGACCAGTTTCGTATACGCTACAGGATTGATGGCGCACTCTACGAAATGGCTCCACCGCCAAAGAATCTGGCAACACCGGTTATTTCCCGTGTGAAGGTTCTGTCGAATTTGAACATCGCAGAGCGCCGTATCCCGCAGGATGGTCGTATTAAGATGACGATTGCCGGTCGACCGGTCGATTTGCGTGTATCCACCTTGCCCACGCAGTTTGGGGAAAGTGTGGTGCTTCGTGTTCTCGACAAGTCCGTGGTTAACCTTGACCTCGAAATGTTGAGTATGCCGGATGACATTCTGGATACGATTCGGGATCTGGTTAAGCGTCCAAACGGGATTTTTATTGTAACCGGCCCAACTGGTTCAGGGAAAACCACCACACTTTATTCGGCACTTCGTGAGGTTAATAAGACGGAGATCAAGATCGTTACTGCAGAAGACCCGGTCGAATACGAAATCGACGGTATCATGCAGGTTGCGATTAACCATACGGTTGGCCTCACCTTTGGTGCTGCATTGCGCTCTTTCTTGCGTCAAGACCCTGATAAGATCATGGTTGGGGAGATTCGTGACCTGGAGACAGCTCAAATTGCTGTGCAAGCATCGCTCACAGGACACGTTGTGCTGAGCACGCTTCACACCAATGACGCGCCAGGTGCGATTACCCGTTTGATTGACATGGGGCTGGAACCATTCCTTATCTCCGCTTCAGTGGAAGGTGTCTTAGGACAACGCTTGGTTCGCCGCATTTGCCCAACCTGTAAAACGCCATACGAGCCCGATCAGGAAATCATCGATGTTATTGGTGCGGATCCTCTTGAAATTGCCGACAAGCAGTTTTTCTATGGCAAAGGTTGTGCGGAATGTAGCCAGACTGGTTACCGAGGAAGACAGGGATTGTTTGAAATGCTTGCCATGTCCGACTCGATTCGGGAATTGATTACCGCTAGAGCACCGACACTTGTTTTGAAGCAGAAAGCGCTTGAGCAGGGTATGCGAACTTTACGTGACGATGGTATGAGGGCTATTTTTGATGGCGCAACAACCATAGAGGAAGTGTTAAAGTATACATAATTATAATGAAGAATAGAGGGTCTGATACTAAATTCCGTGTTGTATGATGCCTGATCGATGCTTTACTGATGATTAAACAGCCTTTTATTACATGGATCTGACCCTGAATTGATTGTTACTCCACATGGCAAAATATAGTTACACCGCAATTGACCAATCCGGAAAACAGAAGACCGGAAAAATAGATGCCGCCGATGATGCTGAGGCAAATGCAAAACTTTCAGGCATGGGCCTGATGGTGAGCGGCCTGACAAAAGAAGCATCTAAGAGTAAAGGCGGAGGTCGTAAAGGCCAGGCTAAGGGAGCTGCAAAGTCAGGCGGCGGAGGTGGCTTTCATATTGGGAAAGCTATCAATCAGGAAGGACTGACCATCTTCACGCGTCAATTGGCTACACTCCTTCAAGCAGGTTTGCCATTGCTCCGAGGCCTTGAGGTTATGATTCGTCAGGAAAAAAATCCTGCCTTCAAAACGATTCTCACTCAGATCGCTGATAACGTCCGCTCAGGTAATAATCTGTCCGATGGTCTAGCCCAGCATCCCAAGATTTTTGACCGTCTTTTTGTCAACATGGTACGCGCTGGTGAAGCTGGTGGTGTGCTTGATGTTGTGCTTTCTCGTTTGGCGCGCTTTATGGAAAAAGCGTTGAAGACGAAAAAGAAGGTCAAGTCCGCCATGATCTATCCAAGTGTGGTTATCACGGTTGCCGTAGCGATTGTGGTTGGTCTCATGATCGGTGTTGTGCCTCGTTTCCAACAGATTTTTGAAGAGATGTTGGGAGGAGCCCAGTTGCCGGCGTTGACTCGTTGGGTTATTGGATTCAGTGATTTTATTCAGAACAATATCATCGTCTCCATTATCATCGTTGTTGTCCTGGTCGTCGCCTTTAAGTTCGGTATCAATACGACTGGTGGGCGAATGTTATGGGACCGTATCACTTTAAGGATGCCCAAAATTGGAGGTCTGCTTCAGATCGCGGCAATTTCTCGTTTTGCTCGCACATTTGGTACGCTGCTGTCCTCTGGTGTTCCGATCTTGCAGGCCTTGCAGATCACTAAGGAAATCATTGGTAATTCAGTGATCGAAAGTGCTCTTGAAAAGGTGCATGACCGAGTGCGGGATGGTGAGCCGTTGGCAGCACCACTTGAGCAGCAAAGGGTTTTTCCAACGATGGTTACCAGTATGATCGATGTTGGTGAGGAGACTGGTGAGCTTGCCGAGATGTTGAACCGTATTGCGGACAACTATGATGAAGACGTCGATAACGCGGTTAATAGTCTGACATCCATCATTGAGCCGATAATGATTGTTGTGCTCGCATTGATTGTTGGTGTGATTGTTATTGCACTCTTCCTGCCAATTATCGGAATCATCCAACAGCTCTCTGGTGGTTGATCACTGGTAGGAGATTTAAAATTTTATCAGCCCCGGGTTATTCGTTTAATCACGGGGCTTTTCTTTTCCTTGGAAACCGTTGATTTAGCCAGTCACTCGTTTTATACTTTGTGCTTTCTATCATGGGTAACCAAAAGCAGATCGCAAAAGGCAGCCGTAAAGAGGTCGAACTTCGGCATCGGATCAATGCAGCCAAGGTTTCCCTGACAAATCAGATCGGCTTTTTTCGTTCGCAGTTTGGCAATGTCAGCAGTGACTGGAAGGAGGATGACACGCGTGTTACGTTTGCTGATTTTGCTGTGTCTGAGAAAATTTTTGCAGAATTGCGGAGTTCTTTTCCCAAGGATGATTACTGCACCGAAGAAGCAAATCCCTTTGATGAGGTTCAAGAGTTGAATGCAGAGTATGCCTGGGTTTTGGACCCAATTGACGGCACAAATAATT
The Rubellicoccus peritrichatus DNA segment above includes these coding regions:
- a CDS encoding GspE/PulE family protein — translated: MFEDHNDTVFEILDQSGELEHAQLEDLNQAHINTGKSLADEAIDSGLIERGQLLQMIADYLQYEYQPVPPQSIEDMVIRSVKPAVARMYAVVPIRVDDHSIDLLAKDPFNNNIIDDLTFSLSKDINLVVTDPEYLDNILIASYGDEDSSIDDLLAEIKGSEPVAEGSEDMSEAELTNLANETPIIRFVNLVLQQAIRDKASDIHFEPFEDQFRIRYRIDGALYEMAPPPKNLATPVISRVKVLSNLNIAERRIPQDGRIKMTIAGRPVDLRVSTLPTQFGESVVLRVLDKSVVNLDLEMLSMPDDILDTIRDLVKRPNGIFIVTGPTGSGKTTTLYSALREVNKTEIKIVTAEDPVEYEIDGIMQVAINHTVGLTFGAALRSFLRQDPDKIMVGEIRDLETAQIAVQASLTGHVVLSTLHTNDAPGAITRLIDMGLEPFLISASVEGVLGQRLVRRICPTCKTPYEPDQEIIDVIGADPLEIADKQFFYGKGCAECSQTGYRGRQGLFEMLAMSDSIRELITARAPTLVLKQKALEQGMRTLRDDGMRAIFDGATTIEEVLKYT
- a CDS encoding type II secretion system F family protein, coding for MAKYSYTAIDQSGKQKTGKIDAADDAEANAKLSGMGLMVSGLTKEASKSKGGGRKGQAKGAAKSGGGGGFHIGKAINQEGLTIFTRQLATLLQAGLPLLRGLEVMIRQEKNPAFKTILTQIADNVRSGNNLSDGLAQHPKIFDRLFVNMVRAGEAGGVLDVVLSRLARFMEKALKTKKKVKSAMIYPSVVITVAVAIVVGLMIGVVPRFQQIFEEMLGGAQLPALTRWVIGFSDFIQNNIIVSIIIVVVLVVAFKFGINTTGGRMLWDRITLRMPKIGGLLQIAAISRFARTFGTLLSSGVPILQALQITKEIIGNSVIESALEKVHDRVRDGEPLAAPLEQQRVFPTMVTSMIDVGEETGELAEMLNRIADNYDEDVDNAVNSLTSIIEPIMIVVLALIVGVIVIALFLPIIGIIQQLSGG